A window of [Ruminococcus] lactaris ATCC 29176 genomic DNA:
GCAACGGGCAGTAATCGTAAATCCGGAGGAGAAGATCAGATGGATAAAATAAAGTCACAGAAGCAATTGAATATACAGACTGAGGATCGGTGGGATGCATCCTGTATTCATGTGGATGTTCCCAGTTTACAGAAAGAAGATTACCAGCTTCAGATGCTTCAGAATAATCGGATCAGAGGACTGCTGGAATTGTCGGTGACAGGGCGTGAAGAGGGCAGTCGGTATACTTATAAGACTTTGAATGGTGCATCATTGGAAGAACGATATCGGATGGAGGCGATGGAAAAAAAGGAAATTCTGGAATTAACGGAGCAGTTACTTTCACTTGGAGAAAAAGTGAAAGAGTATCTTCTTGATCCCAACAGGATCTTGCTGATGCCACAATGCATTTTTAAGATCAGAGGAGAATACAATTTTTGTTATTTGCCGATTGAATATCAAAGTTTTTGTGAGGCATATCATGGACTGACAGAATTTTTTGTGAAAAAAATCGATTACAAAGATATAGAAACTGTATTTTTGACCTGTATGCTCCATAAAGAGACGATGAAGAATATCTATGATCTGAAAGAGATTCTAAAAAAATACAGAGAAGAAGCAGGTGAAATCTCTCTGCCGGAAAAAAGAACAGAACAGAAACTGGATATTTTTGTAAATGAGGAAGGTGAAGAAGAATTATTTCCGTTGGAACATCCCCAAAAGCAGGAGATGGTATGCGAAAAAAAGAAGTATGGATTTTTAAAAAAATTTGGAAAGAAGATAAAAAGTGGATACTGGGGGGATTGGGATGATCTGCTCACAGAGGCAGAAAATAAAACTGAAATGTGAATTTCTCGAAGAAAATGTGGACAACTTTTCAGAAACCTGCCTATAATGTAAAAAAGTCAGGTGAAAAGAGGCATAAATATGAGAAAAAAACCGAAGGCAGTCTGTACTGTCGGACTGATTATAGTGAATATCGCAGTCTTTATGGTATTAAGTTTACTGGGGGATACTGAGAATGGATATTTTATGCTTCATCATGGAGCAATGTATGAACCGATGATATTGGAGAATCAGGAATATTACCGCTTTTTTACTTGTATGTTCCTGCATTTTGGAATCCAGCATCTGCTGAATAATATGGTCATGCTGGGAGCTTTAGGATGGCAGTTAGAACCGGTAATCGGAAAAGTAAAATATCTGTTGATTTATTTTATCAGTGGACTTGGAGGCAGCGGTCTGTCTTTTGCATGGAACGTTATGCATGAAGAGCAGAGTGTATCGGCAGGAGCATCCGGTGCGATTTTTGGATTGATGGGAGCATTACTGTATGTTGTGATTGCCAACAGAGGAAGGCTGGGTGATCTTTCAGGAAAAGGTATGATGCTGATGGTCCTTCTTGGTCTCTATTGCGGAATGACCAGTACCGGTGTTGATAATCTTGCTCATATAGGCGGTCTGGTCTGCGGATTTATCCTGGCACTGATTCTGTATCGTAAAAAGAAAAAGCCTGCTTATACAGCCGAGTGGATTCGGCAGTCAGCAGGCGATGACTTATAGAAAATTTAGATCGGGAGGGAGACAGTAAAGGTTGTTCCAGGGCCTTTTTTGGACTCAAAAGAGAGCGTCCCTTTATGGGCTTCAATAATTCTTTTTGAAACGGCAAGTCCCAGTCCTGTTCCACCGGGTTTGTGAGTGATGAAAGGTTCAAAGATCGTTTTCTGAAGATCTTCTGGAATACCGCACCCGTTATCTTTACAGCGGATCACGATCCGGTCATCTATGCGGTCGGCAGTGAGCCGGATCTTTCGGTAAGACTGTTCCATAACCGCATCCTTGGCATTGCGGA
This region includes:
- a CDS encoding rhomboid family intramembrane serine protease; its protein translation is MRKKPKAVCTVGLIIVNIAVFMVLSLLGDTENGYFMLHHGAMYEPMILENQEYYRFFTCMFLHFGIQHLLNNMVMLGALGWQLEPVIGKVKYLLIYFISGLGGSGLSFAWNVMHEEQSVSAGASGAIFGLMGALLYVVIANRGRLGDLSGKGMMLMVLLGLYCGMTSTGVDNLAHIGGLVCGFILALILYRKKKKPAYTAEWIRQSAGDDL
- a CDS encoding DUF6382 domain-containing protein; this encodes MDKIKSQKQLNIQTEDRWDASCIHVDVPSLQKEDYQLQMLQNNRIRGLLELSVTGREEGSRYTYKTLNGASLEERYRMEAMEKKEILELTEQLLSLGEKVKEYLLDPNRILLMPQCIFKIRGEYNFCYLPIEYQSFCEAYHGLTEFFVKKIDYKDIETVFLTCMLHKETMKNIYDLKEILKKYREEAGEISLPEKRTEQKLDIFVNEEGEEELFPLEHPQKQEMVCEKKKYGFLKKFGKKIKSGYWGDWDDLLTEAENKTEM